In the genome of Paenibacillus sp. FSL R5-0766, one region contains:
- a CDS encoding DUF4879 domain-containing protein, which yields MRKLISLALILVLVLSFNVAAYADGDVTQAKPMTKEEIINSKEFREAVKAAKAEFESQKADNAGGPVLFAPAPKVSHINVYGVVSPNGGQEIYGFNNNPLSTTNDHGGAWIQCITFQIGYDSSHYGTLAGNTMTNNWSEAIDLDGDRVVDAFAHSWVYEAPSTGGQFVGTVYSINIPTQWTAWINVR from the coding sequence ATGAGAAAATTGATTAGTTTAGCTCTTATTCTTGTTCTAGTGCTTTCATTTAATGTAGCTGCCTATGCAGACGGTGATGTGACTCAAGCCAAACCTATGACAAAGGAAGAAATTATTAATTCCAAAGAATTCCGTGAAGCTGTGAAAGCGGCTAAGGCTGAATTTGAATCGCAGAAGGCAGATAATGCGGGTGGTCCAGTTCTGTTTGCACCTGCTCCGAAAGTATCTCACATTAATGTATACGGTGTCGTATCTCCTAATGGCGGTCAAGAAATTTACGGCTTCAATAACAACCCGCTCTCCACGACCAATGATCATGGTGGGGCTTGGATTCAGTGTATTACTTTCCAGATCGGTTATGACAGCAGTCACTACGGCACACTCGCCGGCAATACAATGACTAACAACTGGTCTGAAGCTATTGATCTGGACGGTGACCGTGTCGTAGATGCTTTTGCCCATTCTTGGGTTTATGAAGCGCCTAGTACAGGTGGACAATTTGTAGGTACGGTCTATTCCATTAATATTCCAACACAGTGGACCGCTTGGATTAATGTTCGTTAA
- a CDS encoding DUF4279 domain-containing protein, which yields MAEFNIIGDHFEPKLITEQIGIEPSGTYIKGEEIDDRDLYRKEACWFLDTDYQEFFDINQ from the coding sequence ATGGCTGAATTTAATATTATAGGAGATCATTTTGAGCCGAAGTTAATCACAGAACAGATTGGAATCGAGCCATCAGGAACCTATATAAAAGGAGAAGAGATTGATGATAGAGATTTGTATCGAAAAGAAGCCTGTTGGTTCTTGGATACGGACTATCAGGAATTTTTTGATATCAATCAGTAA
- a CDS encoding RHS repeat-associated core domain-containing protein, with translation MFKKITIIWLCVILVLSGFGSFGYGGQAAAAAEGRDSLPSATYITIHSLKEQFGIKEDWIEKKLDQGYSLYQLYKALQTDRTGGEAAEKWLEAQEISEPIQMEGLRPSGSSQQNNFSINALNEDAPGTGTTVDETGLNHVDIRDDASLYMTSYGAESISTATGEMMIQSTDLSLPGLIPFDLTRVYDSARASGQLGVEYDETTQTYSNIVTPRKEELSAGLGQGWRWDIPFMEKRGDNQYILIPGVGYYRLNANLELEGYVWNDLSVKRDATVTVNGVSSSYRLSIRNGYDYLFNEVGELLQITDGYRNTVDFHYTTLNGNQAIARIENSEGQALTFAYDNLKVTVQLAGTDRKATYTQREDEGIRILREFTDALDRTTTYTYYYPESKFNFLPELQSNQNTQGVMHTALLSRITSPSSAITDYAYIPALKQIGEASSHFVFKVRERKSQFSTTEGEGVLDKVNFEYSGEDLEAYGQSASWTTKLKAENTVDTRTFSKTFSDAAHPDLVQADKHTLTGDDVTYSTELQYDNQTKRNLPTQMTEWVSEGGRAGEKLITTIAYDANGMVTSEKQSTGQESTFAYETGKAPYNWIKPIRSTSKINSTLDRYTETAYNSQGSVLKSTTKNGYGGQLLTELELKLDDKGRVINTTAKGGYLAKDSVATLSYNANAGHLVQSKTITVTDVAGRAESYVDSYEYNSAGELKKTIDASGEEETYQYDQTGRILQVTHADGTKTTTSYDDMNNVIANTTPDNMVTKERYNPLGLLAEEQTAVATYKYAYDREGNVTAVEDAEGNVTRYGMDAFGRTLRTQYPDETIATKVYNAADRTVIYEDAAGNKTREKQDLLGRVTVVEEYRNGTYVPLQQNEYDLDGNVTASTDGNNQRTTYTYDAAGRIATATTAKQETSRYFYSHQGQVTQVVSANGQTITKQYDELGRLIKQTPPILDGSATSYYYDKRSNLIKKQDRLGKVTEYTYNSDDMLTSMKAQDTSVSYTYDHVGRRTSMTDDHGKTTYSYQVSDGMLNGLTFPDGTQLNYENNTQQRLGYTLTDNKGQALRVHGEVDAMKRVTSMDITSGTTPVDRMTFSYAPNSMLEKLSFGKGLSTSYQFSGYDLSGVTVSQGTSAVQQFSYEYDGNKNITSRTQNGETDQYTYDELSRIQTETGTQKETYTYERNGNRYSTGSGKVYGLKDAQYTYDSQNRLIKATGEGKTVTYSYNGDGLLYERAEGEQQTRYYYDEQAKLMAEAVVNSGKAELTYAYIYDLYGQLWARQDKKTGKLEYYQLNGHGDVVGLVDDTGKVLNSYTYDIWGGPLTTEATVPNILRYAGEYWDDTVGLQYLRARWYDPGMARFIGEDTYEGEMTNPLSQNLYTYVENNPLKYSDPGGNFKIRSADFLALKSFGITVGDYVQGEKIGKYDYDRAKDRKALTAAERYVVDILRHMGKDVYLNPAKVDSKQYDFKINGYHKVELKTANPEQGEFNLTSAMSAITYGIEKQGAYVAIYDLTYYNVEYDLEDIMNLSTKLAERYKGTTIMYAIQVWADEGIYYFDWKAGNKNLIIKM, from the coding sequence GTGTTTAAGAAAATAACGATTATTTGGTTATGCGTCATATTGGTTCTTAGTGGGTTCGGTTCCTTTGGATATGGAGGACAAGCAGCAGCGGCGGCAGAAGGTAGGGATTCCCTCCCTTCCGCTACCTACATTACAATCCATAGTTTAAAAGAGCAATTTGGTATTAAAGAAGATTGGATTGAGAAAAAACTAGATCAAGGTTACTCGCTGTACCAATTGTATAAAGCTTTACAGACAGATCGCACAGGCGGCGAGGCTGCTGAAAAATGGCTAGAAGCACAAGAAATAAGCGAACCGATTCAAATGGAGGGGCTACGCCCTTCCGGATCATCACAGCAAAATAACTTCTCGATTAATGCTCTTAATGAGGATGCTCCAGGTACAGGAACAACCGTGGACGAAACTGGACTTAACCATGTAGATATCCGAGATGACGCATCGCTTTATATGACGTCTTATGGAGCAGAATCCATCTCAACTGCTACAGGGGAAATGATGATTCAGAGTACTGACCTTTCTCTACCTGGTCTCATTCCGTTTGATCTGACACGCGTCTATGACAGCGCTAGAGCGAGTGGACAGCTGGGCGTTGAATATGACGAAACGACACAGACGTATTCTAATATAGTTACGCCACGCAAGGAAGAACTCTCTGCTGGATTGGGGCAAGGATGGCGTTGGGACATTCCTTTCATGGAAAAGCGTGGCGATAATCAGTATATTCTGATTCCAGGCGTGGGCTATTACCGCTTAAACGCGAATCTGGAACTGGAGGGTTACGTATGGAATGACTTAAGCGTTAAGCGAGATGCGACCGTGACTGTTAATGGCGTATCTAGCAGTTATCGTCTATCCATCCGAAACGGCTACGATTATCTATTTAATGAAGTCGGAGAGCTGTTGCAAATTACAGATGGCTACCGCAATACCGTGGATTTTCACTATACGACATTGAACGGAAACCAAGCCATTGCAAGAATTGAAAACAGTGAAGGTCAGGCGCTGACATTTGCTTATGACAACCTGAAGGTTACTGTACAGCTTGCCGGAACGGATCGGAAAGCAACGTACACGCAACGCGAGGACGAAGGCATTCGCATTTTGCGAGAATTCACGGATGCTCTCGATCGGACAACGACGTATACGTATTATTATCCGGAATCCAAATTCAACTTTTTACCTGAGTTGCAAAGCAACCAAAATACTCAAGGTGTGATGCATACAGCGTTGCTATCGCGCATTACAAGCCCTTCATCAGCTATAACGGATTATGCATATATTCCGGCGCTGAAGCAGATTGGCGAAGCTTCCTCCCATTTCGTATTCAAAGTAAGAGAGCGCAAGAGCCAGTTTAGTACAACGGAAGGCGAAGGCGTTCTGGACAAGGTTAACTTTGAATATTCTGGAGAAGACCTGGAAGCATACGGTCAATCCGCCTCATGGACAACGAAATTGAAAGCAGAGAACACTGTAGATACTCGGACGTTCTCTAAAACGTTTAGCGATGCAGCGCATCCAGATTTGGTTCAAGCAGATAAGCACACGTTAACTGGAGATGATGTGACTTATTCCACGGAGTTACAGTACGATAACCAAACGAAGCGAAACCTTCCGACTCAAATGACGGAGTGGGTTAGTGAGGGTGGACGTGCAGGCGAAAAGCTGATAACGACTATCGCTTATGATGCCAACGGCATGGTGACGTCCGAGAAACAAAGCACAGGACAGGAATCCACCTTTGCTTACGAAACTGGCAAAGCTCCATACAACTGGATCAAACCTATTCGTTCGACCAGCAAGATTAATAGTACCTTGGACAGATACACCGAAACAGCATATAACAGCCAAGGTTCCGTTTTGAAAAGCACAACTAAAAATGGATACGGTGGGCAGTTGCTCACTGAATTGGAATTAAAGCTAGATGATAAGGGAAGAGTCATCAACACCACTGCTAAAGGCGGTTATCTGGCTAAAGACAGCGTGGCAACGCTGAGTTATAATGCGAACGCAGGGCATTTAGTCCAATCAAAAACTATCACGGTAACTGATGTGGCTGGCAGAGCAGAGTCCTATGTGGATTCCTATGAGTATAACAGCGCCGGCGAATTGAAAAAAACAATAGATGCTTCAGGAGAAGAAGAAACGTATCAGTATGACCAGACAGGACGAATCCTTCAGGTCACACATGCCGATGGCACGAAAACAACTACCTCATATGACGATATGAATAATGTCATCGCCAATACGACGCCAGATAATATGGTTACCAAAGAACGATACAATCCGTTAGGTCTTTTGGCTGAAGAACAGACGGCTGTGGCTACTTATAAGTATGCATACGATCGTGAGGGCAATGTCACGGCTGTAGAAGACGCGGAAGGTAATGTTACAAGATACGGAATGGATGCATTTGGGCGAACACTTAGAACACAGTATCCAGATGAGACTATAGCAACGAAAGTCTATAATGCTGCGGATCGGACGGTTATCTATGAAGACGCGGCTGGTAACAAGACACGAGAGAAGCAAGATTTATTAGGTCGTGTGACCGTAGTGGAAGAGTATCGGAATGGCACATACGTTCCGTTACAACAAAACGAGTACGATCTCGATGGAAACGTAACTGCATCCACTGATGGTAATAATCAACGAACGACTTATACGTATGATGCCGCAGGGCGAATTGCAACTGCGACAACAGCCAAACAAGAAACAAGTCGCTATTTCTACAGTCATCAAGGCCAAGTGACTCAGGTCGTTTCAGCGAATGGTCAGACAATTACCAAACAGTATGATGAATTAGGAAGACTGATCAAGCAGACACCACCAATTCTTGATGGCTCTGCAACCAGCTACTACTATGATAAAAGAAGTAATCTGATCAAAAAGCAGGATCGACTTGGAAAAGTAACAGAATATACGTACAATAGTGACGACATGCTCACAAGCATGAAAGCACAGGATACGAGCGTGTCTTATACGTATGATCATGTTGGACGCAGAACATCGATGACCGATGATCATGGCAAGACCACTTACAGTTATCAAGTATCAGATGGTATGTTGAACGGATTAACGTTTCCAGATGGAACACAACTGAATTATGAAAATAATACCCAGCAACGTCTAGGGTATACCCTGACAGATAACAAAGGACAAGCATTGCGCGTTCATGGTGAAGTAGATGCTATGAAGCGAGTAACTTCCATGGATATTACCTCTGGAACAACACCTGTAGATCGTATGACATTCAGTTATGCACCAAACAGCATGTTGGAAAAATTGTCATTTGGTAAAGGTCTTAGTACAAGTTATCAGTTCAGCGGATATGATTTATCAGGAGTTACGGTCTCGCAAGGAACGTCCGCAGTTCAACAGTTTAGTTATGAATACGACGGCAACAAAAATATCACGTCCCGTACACAGAACGGGGAAACCGATCAATATACGTATGATGAACTGAGCCGAATTCAGACAGAAACGGGTACGCAAAAGGAAACATACACATACGAGCGCAATGGTAACCGATATAGTACCGGAAGCGGTAAGGTGTACGGCTTAAAGGATGCTCAATATACGTATGACAGCCAGAATCGTTTGATCAAGGCAACAGGTGAAGGCAAAACGGTAACCTACAGCTATAATGGGGATGGATTGCTGTACGAACGTGCGGAAGGCGAGCAACAGACTCGTTATTATTACGATGAGCAAGCCAAACTGATGGCAGAGGCTGTTGTAAATTCTGGAAAAGCAGAACTGACTTACGCCTATATCTATGACTTGTATGGACAACTATGGGCTCGACAAGACAAGAAAACTGGTAAACTGGAATACTACCAGTTGAACGGACATGGAGATGTCGTAGGCCTCGTTGACGATACAGGCAAGGTTCTGAACAGTTATACTTATGATATCTGGGGTGGGCCGTTAACAACGGAAGCAACTGTACCGAATATACTTCGCTATGCAGGGGAGTATTGGGATGATACGGTTGGGCTGCAATATCTGCGAGCACGCTGGTATGATCCAGGCATGGCACGTTTTATTGGTGAGGATACGTATGAAGGGGAAATGACGAATCCACTGAGTCAGAATCTATATACTTATGTAGAAAATAATCCTTTAAAGTATAGTGACCCAGGTGGAAATTTTAAAATAAGAAGTGCCGATTTTCTTGCTCTAAAATCTTTCGGCATAACTGTAGGCGACTACGTGCAAGGAGAAAAAATTGGAAAATATGACTATGACAGAGCTAAAGACAGGAAAGCCTTAACCGCAGCAGAAAGATACGTAGTTGATATATTAAGACATATGGGGAAAGATGTATACTTAAACCCTGCGAAGGTAGATTCAAAACAGTATGACTTCAAAATTAACGGATACCATAAGGTTGAATTAAAAACTGCCAATCCCGAACAAGGGGAATTTAATTTGACCAGTGCTATGAGTGCGATAACATATGGAATTGAAAAACAAGGAGCTTATGTGGCTATATATGATTTAACATACTATAATGTTGAATATGATTTAGAGGATATAATGAATCTAAGCACCAAACTTGCAGAAAGGTATAAAGGAACAACTATTATGTATGCAATTCAAGTTTGGGCAGATGAAGGAATTTACTATTTTGATTGGAAAGCTGGAAACAAAAATTTAATAATTAAGATGTAG
- the yaaA gene encoding peroxide stress protein YaaA has product MRIIISPAKKMKIDTDLMAIAQMPQFINESEQLLSLLQELSYDELKAMWKCNDAIAEQNVERIRNMNIKANLTPAIYAYEGIQYQYMAPGVFQNEELEYLQQHLRILSGFYGMLRPLDGVTPYRLEMQGKLQGPGFKSLYQFWGSKLSDQLQSESDCILNLASKEYSKNILPFLSEETRFITCVFGQMVNGKLVEKATWAKMARGEMVRYMAEHKITDVRDVRNFDRLNFAFSEERSDESTYVFIQAEGK; this is encoded by the coding sequence ATGAGAATTATTATATCACCAGCTAAAAAGATGAAGATTGATACCGATCTTATGGCTATCGCGCAGATGCCGCAGTTTATAAACGAGTCAGAACAGCTATTGAGTCTGCTTCAAGAGTTATCTTATGACGAACTCAAAGCGATGTGGAAGTGTAACGATGCAATCGCCGAACAGAACGTGGAGCGGATTCGGAATATGAATATAAAAGCAAATCTTACGCCAGCAATATATGCCTATGAGGGCATTCAGTATCAATATATGGCTCCGGGTGTTTTTCAAAATGAGGAATTAGAGTATCTTCAGCAGCATTTACGCATATTATCCGGTTTTTATGGCATGTTACGGCCTTTGGATGGCGTTACACCTTATCGGTTGGAGATGCAGGGCAAGTTGCAAGGTCCAGGCTTCAAATCGCTCTATCAATTCTGGGGCAGCAAACTCTCTGATCAGCTTCAATCAGAAAGCGACTGTATTCTGAATCTGGCTTCCAAAGAGTATAGCAAAAATATTTTACCTTTTCTGAGTGAGGAAACCCGGTTCATTACTTGTGTATTCGGACAAATGGTCAATGGGAAGCTTGTTGAAAAGGCAACCTGGGCTAAAATGGCCAGAGGTGAAATGGTACGTTATATGGCAGAGCACAAGATTACAGATGTGAGGGATGTAAGAAACTTTGATCGGTTGAACTTCGCTTTTTCAGAAGAACGATCCGACGAGAGTACGTATGTATTCATACAAGCAGAGGGAAAGTAG
- a CDS encoding prohibitin family protein, which produces MKNSKTFRVGAIAVALVIIVGVLMVTFFLTRIPNGYVGVVYSPNGGVKDSTLSQGWKLVGAFDKVTKYPIRIQTVEYRDIQIATSDGKNITIDFAYNYQVEPSKVSSIFNTFGPISIQEIEDTYLKTRFRDAARKGISKFTVIDVYGEKSSEAGVDVEQRFSDDVKELGFIVSNVTVGVPQPDAKTQEAIDKRVEASQELERKTTELEIAKKEADRKRVEAQGNADKLLIEAEGQAKANKELQQSLTSQLVEYETIKKWDGALPYVSGSNTPMIQLPTTKTEQNSSTGSVSP; this is translated from the coding sequence ATGAAAAATTCAAAGACGTTTAGGGTAGGGGCAATTGCGGTTGCATTAGTTATTATAGTGGGAGTGCTAATGGTGACCTTCTTTTTAACACGAATTCCTAATGGATATGTTGGGGTCGTATATTCACCAAATGGAGGCGTAAAAGATAGTACACTGAGTCAAGGGTGGAAACTCGTTGGAGCGTTTGATAAAGTGACAAAATATCCCATCCGAATTCAAACGGTGGAATACAGAGATATTCAGATCGCTACCTCTGACGGGAAAAACATCACAATCGATTTTGCTTACAACTACCAAGTAGAACCAAGTAAAGTATCTTCGATCTTTAATACATTTGGGCCAATTAGCATTCAAGAAATTGAGGATACATATCTCAAAACACGTTTCCGTGATGCAGCTCGTAAAGGTATTTCCAAGTTTACAGTCATTGATGTTTATGGTGAAAAATCATCCGAAGCAGGCGTAGACGTCGAACAACGTTTTTCTGATGATGTTAAAGAGTTAGGCTTTATTGTATCAAACGTTACCGTAGGTGTTCCTCAGCCTGATGCTAAGACTCAGGAAGCAATCGATAAGCGTGTTGAAGCTTCTCAAGAACTGGAACGTAAAACGACTGAACTGGAGATCGCCAAGAAAGAAGCAGATCGTAAGCGTGTGGAAGCACAGGGTAATGCAGACAAACTATTGATCGAAGCAGAAGGTCAAGCTAAAGCAAATAAAGAGCTTCAGCAATCATTAACAAGTCAACTCGTTGAATATGAAACCATCAAGAAATGGGATGGAGCCCTTCCATATGTAAGTGGGTCAAATACGCCAATGATTCAATTGCCGACTACAAAAACAGAGCAAAATAGCAGCACGGGGAGCGTATCTCCCTAA